The proteins below come from a single Panicum hallii strain FIL2 chromosome 7, PHallii_v3.1, whole genome shotgun sequence genomic window:
- the LOC112901736 gene encoding uncharacterized protein LOC112901736: MAARCPYFAAEETTRVIRPGESPAAALRRILAKPGAHQAPCCFDALAARLIERAGFEIGFMSGFCVSATRLSLPDVGLISYGEMVDQGRLINEAVSIPVLGDGDNGYGNSMGIKRTIKGYINAGFAGIMLEDQVSPKACGHTEGRKVVSREEAVMHIKAAVDARNESGSDLVIVARTDSRQAISLDEALCRVKAFADVGADVLLIDALASVEEMKAFCAVCPGIPKMINIIEGGKTPILSPVELGKIGYSLIVYSVSLLGVSMRAMKDALVAIKDGGVPPPSIMPSFQDIKDTLRFDRYYKEDKLYQVDDCRATNGHI, from the exons ATGGCCGCGCGCTGCCCTTACTTCGCCGCCGAGGAGACCACCCGCGTCATCCGCCCGGGGGAGTCGCCGGCCGCGGCGCTCCGCCGGATCCTCGCCAAGCCCGGCGCGCACCAGGCGCCCTGCTGCTTCGACGCGCTCGCCGCGCGCCTCATCGAGCGCGCCGGCTTCGAGATCGGCTTCATGAGCG GTTTCTGTGTTTCTGCCACCAGGCTTAGCTTGCCTGACGTTGGCCTCATCTCCTATGGAGAAATGGTAGACCAAGGGCGTCTAATCAACGAAGCTGTATCAATCCCAGTGCTTGGTGATGGAGACAATGGCTATGGAAACTCTATGGGCATCAAGAGAACCATCAAAGGGTACATCAATGCTGGTTTTGCTGGAATCATGCTTGAAGATCAG GTGTCGCCTAAAGCATGTGGACATACTGAAGGAAGGAAAGTGGTCTCAAGGGAGGAAGCCGTCATGCACATAAAAGCTGCTGTTGATGCTAGGAATGAGAGTGGTTCTGACCTTGTCATTGTGGCAAGGACAGATTCACGTCAAGCCATTTCTCTGGATGAAGCACTATGTAGAGTAAAAGCTTTTGCTGATGTCGGCGCTGATGTTCTTCTAATTGACGCCCTTGCTTCAGTGGAAGAGATGAAGGCATTCTGCGCAGTTTGCCCAGGAATTCCAAAGATG ATAAACATTATAGAAGGTGGTAAAACTCCCATACTGAGCCCTGTGGAACTTGGGAAAATTGGTTACAGCCTCATAGTCTATTCAGTATCCTTACTTGGCGTCTCAATGCGTGCAATGAAG GATGCTTTAGTTGCAATAAAAGATGGCGGTGTACCTCCACCTAGCATCATGCCATCTTTTCAGGATATCAAGGACACACTACGGTTCGACCGCTACTACAAAGAAGACAAGCTATACCAAGTG GATGACTGCAGAGCCACAAATGGACACATTTGA